CTTATTCTCTCAGCTTTACTCACACATGCAGACTTTGCAGATTGTATTTTATAAGCTCAGTCAAAGGCTTCCTTAATGTTTAACTCAGAGGTGAAGCTTTACAGTGGTGTTTGGTGCCAACTTCCTCAAACATTCAGCAAACTCCCTTACTTCTCAAGAGTCTTCACTCAATATTTACTTGACTTGGCGCAAATTTGTAAGTGTGATTAAAGCCAGTATTCTGAACAACTTCAGTGATGCACTACAATACCCAACCTGAACCTGAAGCAGAAAACATGCTGCACTCCATCTGAAGTGGGAAACTGGAAATTCAGAATCGAAATTTCCTCCTCAGAAAGTCAGAAAAGCCCCACCAACCCTGACTTCACAATCCAATAAACGTAAACAGTAGTAAAACTGAAAACCCTGCACACTGTATTATCACTATTGTGGATTTGTGACTCACTAAATAAGCCAGAAAGCAGCAAACAGACTCTATCCATGTGCgtgctgcagctgtgttttTAAGTGCACTGCATTGCATTGCTGGTGATGTATGAACATGAACAACATAATGATTTATTTTAGTTAACAAAAATCTGTTCATAGgcttgctttttaaaaatcatatcCACATAACGAAGCATCAGGTACTCACAGCATGAACAGGAGACGCAATGTCAACATGGACCCAGACACCGGGCCAATCGAAGCCCAGGTGAGATGCAATAAAGAGGCCAGCACAGGAGCTCTGCGCGTTCTCCCGATCCTGTCAATGCAAAACACACACGTACCTCAGCAACCAAGCCTGAATGAATTATAGCAGCCATTGAAAAAAatactagtgctgtcagcgttaatctcgttaaaatgacgttaatgccataaccgcgggaaatctccgttagcgaggtATCACGGATCGCcctgtgcgtggggctggacggcgctAACgcattaacgagctaaccatGCTAACACGTTGatgcagttatggcgttaatgtcattttaacgagattaacgctgacagcactaaaaaatacattaaaaaggAGTTAAACTTGGAAATTTTGGAAAATCATCACACTTGTTATCAACATCCTGGTCCACAAAATCATACAACTAATAAAatcttctctttgttttcttctttttagtaGAGATCAGTGGTTTTATGTGTTGTAACAACTTCAAAATAGTGAGATCACGTCTCTTCATCCAACCGTGTCAGGTCACTTTCTGGAATCACATCTCCCAGATTTTAAGTAAGGAATGAGCCTAGACAAGATTTACACAACAGAGTCTCGAGAAAATAAAACGCTCATTGTAATTTATACTGTGCAAAAATCCTGAGCCAACCATCTGATAGTACCGAGAAGAATGAGCTAAACTGAGCTTGTTTTGAAGCAGATGGTGAAATCCCTGTCTTTTAAATTCTCCCGTCTCTGATCTAGATTGTGTCTTGCCATGCGTGTGGATTTTGCCACTTACTGCCACAGAGTTCTTCATGTCAGCCACAGCAGAGATGAACTCGCTGAAGTGCAGCTCGGGGCAGTAGACCAGAGGGTGAGCGAGATCTCCGCTGTTGCGGCCCGCACGCACAACCGCAGCTTCCCACTGCTCACTGTTTGTCATCACAGCTGCGTGGTACTTTCCTGTGGAGATTCCCTGAGCAACAGAAACAAAGAGCCTTCAGCTACGAAGCAGTGCAGAATCTGTTGATCCGGGCACCTGCAGTGGTTGGTTTAGTGAGAGTCACCCACCTGTGCACCTGTCAGTGTAGCCATATCCAGAATAATATCAGCAGCCAGGTCTTTGCTGGCATACACTACTCCATCAGCCAGCACCAGCCTGCCCTCTGCATCGGTGTTGTTGATTTCCACTGACCTTGAAAGGGAGATTGAACATTTTATACCACTGCCCACATTCATTCCTCTCGAGTTAGCGTGGAAAATGATATCAGACACAGTTTGTGTGCAGTCACACCTTGATGGCAGAGAGACATTGAGTACAAACCACACAGGTAATTTGATACCAAGTGTGTCAAATAAATCTCAAAGCAAAtgatattttcttatttaaaaataaataaataaataaaaaagtctCACTTTCCAGAATAGAGAGTGTGGATATCATCAGGTCGCGTGGCTGTGGGTCCAACTGAGTTCTCTGCGAGACAAAAAACTGCATGGAGATTATCCTTAAAGCCCTGAAACAAACAGAAGACAGAGGCTGATTAAAAGACCTGTTCAAGCACAAACACTAAGTGGCCTACAGAGTGGTTGGCAAATGCCTTATAACCATTGGGCGGTATGGGGAAAATCCATTCCTGTTATCCCAactggttggtgagtggttgcaggaggttgCTTGCTGCTGTTAAAAGGTAAAAACTGGTCGCAAACAAGTATAAAGTGCTGCACCTAAAATAACTGCTAATGTCACTAGCAGATCATCATAGTTGCACATAGTttgtatgaaaaagaaaaaaagaaaaagaaaaaaaaataccagcAGCTTTGCGACTGGTTTCATTTAGCAAGAGCCAGCCACTACTTCCCAATTTATCATCTTGAGACTGAGGCCTAAATGACAGCCGTGAGAGCTGATGTGGGATCCTTCTGTCACCTCACCTGTTTAATGGTGGCCTTGAATGCTCCCAGAATGGCAGCAGCTCCACCACAGTCTCTTTTCATCCCTGGCATTGTGGtctagaagaagaaaaaaccacAACAACTTATTTACATGTAATTGATCTCAATCGCAGTGAGCAAGACAGCAACTCAGTTGTCTATACATTCATTTACAGTAAGAAAACCTTTTTAGCTGAACTAGTGAATGCAAAAGCCGCTACTTGCTAACAGATTACTGAGAATAGGCTTAGAGCTTAATCTAAAAGATCAGTGTGGAGGTTTCCAGGATCACTCAGACCGTCCAGACAGTGGATGAGCTTACTAAAAGTTGTCAAACTTAAGCCTTTACAGGAGACAGTGAGATTTTGGAGGTGCAACATGGGAAACTAAATTCTGGTCCACAAGATAACAGCAAAGATTAATGTCTGAGGTACACACAACCAGTGCACTGTTAAAGTGAAATACATCAATTAAGCAAATTATTGTTGTATTTTTCCACTTGATTAACAACTAACactatttttttattcctgttaaATTATATTTCTATATAGAGACACAACACTCACCTATCAGCTATCCCAATAACACTGTAAAACATACTCAAGCGATGCATGCAGGTCTGTTTTTCTAAATAGATGATTAGTTATCATCTCCACAGGAAACAGAAGCATACCTTTCCCTTAATGCTAAGTCCACCAGTGTCATACACAATTCCTTTGCCCACCCATGCAATGGTTTGGGTAGCACCATCAGGAGTGTGACTCAGAACCGCTAACGCAGGAGGGTGCTCTGCTGCCTTTCCAACACCATAAATACCTGAgagggtgaagaaggaaaacggATAAATAACTGACCAGTTACAGTTGCTGTTGCTTTGACACATCACTGCAGGTTTCAGAAAATCTTCTAGAAAATTAAATTCTGTGATCAAGTGAAATTTTTGCCCTCTTTTAAACTTTCTATTTGCCCATTTTTTCTTAGAAAAGGGAACGTAAAACAGAAAAGGGAGAAGAAACAGGTACAGAGGTAACAGGGCATTTTCAGCGATCTACAGATTTACCGAAATTAAGCTTCGACCCATGTTTTGACTTACAGGCACAGTTTTCTATAGGTGCCCATTTTAGCCCTTAAAGAATAAGTCAATTTTTCCATTGAGTGCATTTTCTCCAACTACAGCCTGCCACTGATTTGTGGCATCACATTTGAGCTAGCACCTCATTATGGCCTTTTATACTCAACactaaaaactttaaaaagaatATATAGCCTTGCTTCAAAATATGCTACTAGGCATCAGTCCCAAAAATCCATCACTCTGGTGTCCCTAGGGAAGTCACAACCAAGTAGTTCCTGTAAAATTATCCCAGAATGGCTGAAGTTTCGTGCATGTGAGCATATCTACAGCACTGTTGGAGTGCATATGTATGTTTAATATTTGAGTTGTAAAAAGAAACgtattagactttttttttttttttctaaattcccTCCATGCTTGAAGATTGCTGGCATCATCTGAACAGTGACTTTCTTGTTCACCATTTCTTTCCATTAGAGTTGCACCACGAGTCTCTCTAGCTAAAGCTCACTCAACAAAAAAGTTTGACATAGCAATTCTGGAGAACTGTGACAATTCAAGCTAAAAATAAAGCATCCAGGCATGCGCAGAGGTCGTACCTCCAAACCCTTTTTGTTTCAGTTCCTCTCCACGAATGATAACTGGAGTGATTCCAAGTTCATTCCCCACAGCCCTGATTTCCTGGAACAGAAATTTATGGTTGTGATGAAAAACTGCAGTAGAAATATTAAAACTAGTTTAACAGGTAGAAATGTTTAAGAGATTTCAACCTTCCttatttctaaataaaaaattaaaaaattttaaaGTGTAAATAAACAAGTATTTTTGATATGCAAGTAATGCAATGGGTTTGCGAAATCAACTCCTGATATTGTAAACAAATATCTTAAGACATTCACTTTCTGTCACTAACATCAATAAATAGACGACAGTTTGACTCAAATTTATAGCCTAATGTGAGAATGTATGAACGGGCAAACTGAAATGAGGACACAGAAGCTTAACGGGTAATGTTTTCATGGAAACGTGTTACAGGTTAACAAAGTTAGTGCAAAACAGAAATTTTCACTTACATCTAAGAAGTGATCTGTGTTCATCTCATTGCATGGAGTGTCCACAATGCGAGCGCTCAGTCGGACTCCATCAGCAGCGTTAGAAAGACACTGAAcatgagaagaaaaacaaaagcaattaAGTGACAGTAGACCAcccccacacacaaaaaaggcaaTTATGAGCAGCACTAACAATTAAAACCCCAAACTTTAAAGTACCTCAAGCTCTGCAGCCTCCAGAGGATTGGCATCTTGCCCAACAATCACAAACTCCACGGTCACGTGCTTCTTCTCAGTTCTGCGTGAGGATGCGGAGCGGCGAGAGAAGATGGGGAAGGCCCGGGCCATGGCACAGGAGGATGCAAACACATCTGAACGCTCACACACCATCTGCAGAGGAGAGACAGACCCATATGTTAGAGACTTTGTGAAGCAAACTACCTCACCACTGCATGACCCAGATTTGAGTGCAATGGGACTCACAGGGAGAATAACAGAAAGCATGAATCTATAAAGAACAGACTTGTTCTGTAGCTTAAAGTCTTCCccgaaaaacaaacaaaacaattctGATTGAAAATACTGACCACAATGCAGCGGTTATTCCCTCCAGGAAGGCAGGAACGGACCAGACGGGACACAAAGTGGGCAGAAGACGGGCTGTTGTGCCTGCTGACCCGTGAGGGAATGGCGGCCACTGTGGCATAGTTGAGGTACAGGGGGCAGCTGTCCGTGGGGTTTGGGTTTAAAGCACTCAGAGCTGCCTGCCAGATCTGAGAAAACATGAGGAAAAATGGACATTTCTGACTCACCATAAAGACGTTAAAGCTTTgaaaaccatttttaaaaattcctcTAACTCTTTTACTCTTTGTAAACTAAGTAAATCACACTGTAAACAATCTTTGATGATGTAATAATAAACCcacattaatattaaatatgttattCCAGATGTTTACAATAGGAATCTACAAAGCGGTTTTGGAAAGACTATAACCAATAAGCAGTATGTGCACAGTGTTTCCAGCAGATTAAAATCAGAGGGAAGTGAGCCAGTAGGTAGGTGATGGGAATTTGAGATACCGGGTTTGAAAAATTCCTAGTGGCACAATGTTTCCAGATGCTTTCACACTTATCACCTTACATACAGAAGGTTTTACACATGCTCAGAATAATCAGAGCACTACATGCAGCAGGCCAACAGTGTCTTGGCTAATCATTGTACATAAACAGTCTGACGCTCTGACTGGAAAACTGTCACACTCAATGACTCTGAGAGTATTAGTCTGCCCACCAAATCTGCCAGTGATCTAATCACACACCAGGAGCACGATGGACAAACTCCATCGACAGTATGCAGATGATGTTGAAAATAAGTTTACGCATATGCGATATGCTGCAGAAGTACGGCATTAGTTATCTGGATACTGAAGACTGGGACTTTAACCTCGGCAGTGCTCCAGTTGTAAAATCCTGCACTATTCGGAGAAAAGTTAATGACCACTGTCTGGGTTTAAGTACCGCTTTTCTAACCTAAAATCATCCAGGAGTTATGTGACAGCCGGGCAACCCTGGCAGTAAGCAAAATACGAATTACTGATGTTATTTGATTTACTTCTACGCTAATACTAATAATGACTGTGATTATGatgataataatttaaaaaaaaaaaaaaaaaaaacagataagcCCGCAAACGTTTCTTGactattgtagctgttagcttaCTAACTAGCCTACACTGACACCGTTATAGCTTTGCTCTTTGGACTCTTTTTCGCTAGCTGTGTCATGAAATAACTTAGCTGTGCTAGCTTTTGCTAACTTTTGCTTAGCGTGGCGCTAACATTAGCCGGTACCGAGCTTTGGTTAACATTTATAAGATTACCTCTTTGCTAACGACCGGCTGGAGTTTTCCTTTGATCTGGCTCCAGCTGACCTGCTGCAGGTTGTTGTGCTGCCCGGTGATCAGGACAGGGCGACTCTGTGGCTCTGAGTCACCGGCAGAAACCTTAAACTCCAGCACCACATTCGCCATTTTGGTGACTGAAGGTGCTCAAGTGGACGGCGACGGACACCCCGGACCGGCGACGGCAGCCGGGAGAGGACAGGCGTTAGTGACGTGCTGCGATTTTTGTCGACCTCCGGGCACCATTTGGAACAGACTTGATTTGCACCAAAGTTAAtgtagcaaaaaaataaa
This genomic interval from Oreochromis niloticus isolate F11D_XX linkage group LG5, O_niloticus_UMD_NMBU, whole genome shotgun sequence contains the following:
- the npepl1 gene encoding putative aminopeptidase NPEPL1; translated protein: MANVVLEFKVSAGDSEPQSRPVLITGQHNNLQQVSWSQIKGKLQPVVSKEIWQAALSALNPNPTDSCPLYLNYATVAAIPSRVSRHNSPSSAHFVSRLVRSCLPGGNNRCIVMVCERSDVFASSCAMARAFPIFSRRSASSRRTEKKHVTVEFVIVGQDANPLEAAELECLSNAADGVRLSARIVDTPCNEMNTDHFLDEIRAVGNELGITPVIIRGEELKQKGFGGIYGVGKAAEHPPALAVLSHTPDGATQTIAWVGKGIVYDTGGLSIKGKTTMPGMKRDCGGAAAILGAFKATIKQGFKDNLHAVFCLAENSVGPTATRPDDIHTLYSGKSVEINNTDAEGRLVLADGVVYASKDLAADIILDMATLTGAQGISTGKYHAAVMTNSEQWEAAVVRAGRNSGDLAHPLVYCPELHFSEFISAVADMKNSVADRENAQSSCAGLFIASHLGFDWPGVWVHVDIASPVHAGERATGFGVALLMALFGQASDDSMLNQVSPLGATTNVSEDHMERDCKRRRLV